The proteins below are encoded in one region of Flavobacterium sp. IMCC34852:
- a CDS encoding DMT family transporter, protein MPNDNIKSYLHLHLIVFIWGFTAILGALITLDALPLVWFRMLFAVGFIAIYTYYKKLPLKVPTKILFQFLFSGLIIALHWFTFFHAIKISNVSITLACLSTGALFASLLEPILYGKKIVWYELLSGLVAIIGLYFVAVSADTGTEGVWSAIFNGGNQFLFGIGFALLSAFLSALFAVINSRLVKSYDATVISFYELSGGVVFFSFLLLFFGSFSTDFFQLSVKDLIYLLILSSVCTAYAFIASTAVMKFLSPYTVMLTINLEPIYGIILAVLIFEEKEKMSFEFYIGAAIILLTVLLNAIIKSRKKELS, encoded by the coding sequence ATGCCAAACGATAATATCAAAAGCTATTTACACCTTCATTTGATTGTATTCATCTGGGGATTTACCGCCATACTCGGAGCCTTAATAACCCTTGATGCGCTTCCTTTGGTTTGGTTCCGAATGTTATTTGCTGTTGGTTTTATCGCCATTTATACCTACTATAAAAAACTACCGCTTAAGGTTCCGACCAAAATCCTCTTTCAGTTCCTTTTTTCAGGTTTAATCATTGCCTTGCATTGGTTTACTTTTTTTCATGCAATAAAAATATCCAATGTTTCGATTACCTTGGCTTGTCTCTCCACCGGAGCTTTATTTGCCTCATTATTAGAGCCGATATTATACGGTAAGAAGATTGTTTGGTATGAATTACTCTCGGGACTTGTGGCCATCATAGGATTGTATTTCGTAGCTGTTTCTGCCGATACCGGAACAGAAGGAGTATGGTCTGCCATTTTTAATGGTGGCAATCAATTCTTATTCGGAATCGGTTTTGCTTTGTTGTCCGCCTTCTTGTCGGCTTTGTTTGCCGTTATCAACAGTCGGTTGGTTAAATCTTATGACGCTACTGTAATTTCTTTTTACGAACTCAGCGGTGGCGTAGTGTTTTTCTCTTTTCTCTTGTTGTTTTTCGGTAGTTTTTCGACCGATTTTTTTCAGCTTTCCGTCAAAGATTTGATCTATTTATTGATACTCAGTTCCGTTTGTACCGCTTATGCTTTTATAGCTTCAACCGCAGTAATGAAATTTTTAAGTCCGTATACTGTCATGCTGACGATTAATTTGGAACCGATATACGGTATCATCTTGGCCGTTTTAATTTTCGAAGAAAAAGAGAAAATGAGCTTTGAGTTCTACATCGGAGCCGCCATTATTCTGCTGACTGTTCTCTTAAATGCCATCATAAAAAGCAGAAAGAAAGAATTAAGTTGA
- a CDS encoding LptF/LptG family permease, with translation MLKIIDKYILKRYLATFSVMLLMFIPIGIVIDVSEKVNRMIENQAPFNEIAWYYLDFTIYFANLLFPIFLFLSVIWFTSKLANNTEIIAILSSGISFTRFMRPYIVGATIVSFFALIMSVYLVPSASAGFKNFRYKYLIGNGQNEMRDNSDVFRQISKDEYLFVSGYNEVSKMAFNFSMEKFEGDKLKYKLIASRIKWNEKTKNYTLFSYSKRKVGEYGDIIERGEKKDTIFNFDLEDLTPLVYIAETLPLNELHKFIDKEKARGSSNINTYLVVLYKKYSIPVSAFILTIIAVAVSAMKRRGGMGANLAIGIVLAFAFVFLDKVFGVLAEKSTAPPLLAVWTPNIVFGLLAIYLLRNAKR, from the coding sequence ATGTTAAAAATAATTGACAAATACATCCTCAAACGATATTTAGCTACATTTTCGGTAATGTTGCTGATGTTTATTCCTATCGGAATTGTGATTGATGTTTCGGAAAAAGTCAACAGAATGATTGAAAACCAAGCACCTTTTAATGAAATTGCTTGGTATTATCTCGACTTTACGATTTATTTTGCCAATTTATTATTTCCCATATTTCTGTTTCTTTCAGTGATTTGGTTTACCTCGAAATTGGCCAACAATACCGAAATCATAGCCATCTTAAGTTCGGGAATTTCCTTTACAAGATTCATGCGACCTTACATTGTTGGCGCTACTATAGTTTCTTTTTTTGCTTTAATCATGAGTGTGTATTTGGTACCTAGTGCCAGTGCCGGATTTAAGAATTTTAGGTACAAATACCTTATCGGTAACGGACAAAATGAAATGCGTGATAATTCAGATGTTTTCCGCCAAATCAGTAAAGACGAATACTTGTTTGTAAGCGGTTATAATGAAGTCAGTAAAATGGCATTCAACTTCTCTATGGAAAAGTTTGAAGGTGATAAACTAAAGTACAAACTAATAGCCAGCCGCATCAAATGGAATGAAAAAACTAAGAACTATACACTCTTTAGTTACAGCAAAAGAAAAGTAGGTGAGTATGGAGATATCATTGAACGCGGAGAAAAAAAAGATACTATTTTTAATTTTGATTTAGAAGATTTAACGCCTTTGGTTTACATAGCAGAAACTTTACCTTTAAATGAGTTGCACAAGTTCATCGATAAAGAAAAAGCCCGCGGTTCTTCTAACATCAATACTTATTTGGTAGTGTTGTACAAAAAATACAGTATACCGGTTTCCGCTTTTATTCTGACAATTATAGCAGTGGCCGTTTCGGCTATGAAACGCCGAGGCGGAATGGGAGCCAACCTCGCTATTGGAATTGTTTTAGCCTTCGCCTTTGTCTTTTTGGATAAGGTTTTTGGGGTATTGGCCGAAAAATCTACAGCACCGCCTTTGCTCGCGGTTTGGACACCTAACATCGTTTTCGGACTCCTAGCCATTTATCTTTTAAGAAATGCCAAACGATAA
- the tgt gene encoding tRNA guanosine(34) transglycosylase Tgt, translated as MKFDLLAKDPNSSARAGSITTDHGVIETPIFMPVGTVASVKGVHQRELKEEINPDIILGNTYHLYLRPQTDILEKAGGLHKFMNWDRNILTDSGGYQVYSLSANRKIKEEGVKFKSHIDGSYHVFTPENVMEIQRTIGADIIMAFDECTPYPCDYRYAQRSMHMTHRWLDRCINHLEKLPFKYGYEQTFFPIVQGSTYKDLRAQSAEYIANAGAQGNAIGGLSVGEPAEEMYAMTEVVTAILPHDKPRYLMGVGTPINILENIALGIDMFDCVMPTRNARNGMLFTANGTINIKNKKWEADFSPIDEMGITFVDTEYTKAYLRHLFAANEYLGKQIATIHNLGFYMWLVREARKHILAGDFRTWKDMMVKQMSQRL; from the coding sequence ATGAAATTTGATTTATTAGCCAAAGATCCTAATTCAAGCGCGCGTGCCGGAAGTATTACCACCGATCATGGCGTGATTGAAACGCCTATATTTATGCCCGTTGGAACCGTAGCTTCCGTAAAAGGAGTACACCAACGAGAACTGAAAGAAGAAATCAATCCCGATATTATTCTGGGAAATACTTACCATTTATACCTTCGCCCGCAAACCGATATTCTTGAAAAAGCCGGCGGATTGCATAAGTTCATGAATTGGGACAGAAACATCTTAACCGATAGCGGTGGTTACCAAGTCTATTCACTTTCAGCCAATAGAAAAATCAAAGAAGAAGGCGTAAAATTCAAATCCCATATCGACGGCTCATACCATGTGTTTACACCCGAAAATGTCATGGAAATACAGCGTACCATTGGAGCCGATATCATTATGGCTTTTGATGAATGTACTCCTTATCCATGTGATTATCGTTATGCCCAACGTTCAATGCACATGACACATCGTTGGTTAGACCGATGCATCAATCACTTGGAAAAGTTGCCATTCAAATACGGATATGAACAAACCTTTTTTCCAATAGTTCAAGGAAGTACTTATAAAGATTTGCGAGCGCAATCGGCTGAATATATTGCCAATGCAGGAGCGCAAGGAAATGCCATTGGGGGTTTATCTGTAGGGGAACCGGCCGAAGAAATGTACGCCATGACCGAAGTCGTTACCGCCATTTTACCCCATGACAAACCAAGGTATTTAATGGGCGTAGGAACACCAATCAATATTTTAGAGAATATCGCTTTGGGAATTGATATGTTTGATTGTGTGATGCCAACCCGTAACGCCCGAAACGGAATGTTATTCACCGCTAACGGAACCATTAATATCAAAAACAAAAAGTGGGAAGCAGATTTCTCTCCGATAGACGAAATGGGAATCACTTTTGTCGATACCGAGTATACTAAAGCTTATTTACGTCATTTATTTGCTGCGAATGAATATTTAGGAAAACAAATTGCCACCATTCACAACTTAGGATTCTATATGTGGTTGGTTCGTGAAGCCAGAAAACATATCTTAGCCGGAGATTTCAGAACCTGGAAAGACATGATGGTAAAACAAATGAGCCAAAGACTATAG
- a CDS encoding response regulator, with amino-acid sequence MEKSQTIFYLDDDDEDLDFFKEVAEELGHKVRGFSEGRIMLLVLETELKKPDIIFLDVHMPILNGQEILEIIKKSDTLKTIPIVMVSGAYPKKLVKHFNDLGVNYLMKKHHVRDYKEALEEVLNTHLTNCKMTS; translated from the coding sequence ATGGAAAAATCACAAACAATCTTCTATTTAGACGATGACGATGAAGATTTAGACTTCTTCAAAGAAGTAGCGGAAGAATTAGGACACAAGGTTAGAGGCTTCTCCGAAGGGAGAATTATGCTCTTGGTATTGGAGACCGAATTGAAAAAACCCGATATTATTTTTTTAGATGTGCATATGCCCATACTCAATGGCCAAGAAATCTTGGAAATCATTAAAAAGTCGGATACACTCAAAACGATACCTATTGTAATGGTCTCGGGTGCATATCCCAAAAAGTTAGTCAAACATTTTAACGATTTAGGGGTTAATTATTTGATGAAAAAGCATCATGTTCGCGATTATAAAGAGGCTTTAGAAGAAGTACTCAATACCCATTTGACCAATTGTAAAATGACTTCTTAA
- a CDS encoding transketolase, producing MSNTQHLQDFTTQVRRDILRMVHAVNSGHPGGSLGCAEFFTVLYQHLLKRNPEFEMNGIGEDLFFLSNGHISPVYYSVLARSGYFPVSELATFRKLNTRLQGHPTTHDQLPGVRIASGSLGQGLSVAIGAAQAKKLNNDPNLIYSLHGDGELQEGQNWEAIMYASAKKVDNLIATVDYNGQQIDGSTEEVLSMGNLKAKFEAFDWDVLEIKEGNNIEAIIAGMEEAKSRTGKGKPVCVLLHTVMGNGVDFMMHTHAWHGKAPNNDQLAVGLAQNAETLGDY from the coding sequence ATGTCTAACACACAACATTTACAAGATTTCACAACACAAGTTCGCAGAGACATTTTGCGTATGGTACATGCCGTAAACTCGGGACATCCGGGTGGTTCATTGGGCTGTGCCGAATTTTTCACGGTGTTATACCAACACTTATTGAAAAGAAACCCTGAATTTGAAATGAACGGCATCGGTGAGGATTTATTCTTCTTATCGAATGGTCACATTTCTCCTGTTTACTACAGTGTTTTGGCCCGTTCGGGTTATTTTCCGGTGTCAGAATTGGCAACCTTCAGAAAGTTGAACACGCGTTTACAAGGACATCCAACAACTCATGACCAATTACCGGGTGTAAGAATCGCTTCGGGATCGTTAGGTCAAGGTTTGTCGGTTGCTATTGGTGCGGCCCAAGCTAAAAAATTGAACAACGACCCTAATCTTATTTATTCCCTTCACGGTGACGGAGAATTGCAAGAAGGGCAAAACTGGGAAGCTATTATGTATGCTTCAGCAAAAAAGGTAGACAACTTAATTGCCACAGTGGATTACAACGGACAGCAAATTGACGGTTCTACAGAGGAAGTATTGAGCATGGGTAATTTAAAAGCCAAGTTCGAAGCTTTTGACTGGGATGTATTGGAAATCAAAGAAGGCAACAACATTGAAGCTATCATTGCAGGAATGGAAGAAGCAAAAAGCAGAACAGGTAAAGGAAAACCGGTTTGTGTATTATTGCACACGGTAATGGGTAACGGTGTTGATTTTATGATGCACACTCACGCTTGGCACGGAAAAGCGCCAAACAATGACCAATTGGCTGTTGGTTTGGCACAGAATGCTGAGACTTTAGGAGATTATTAA
- a CDS encoding transketolase family protein, with protein MKKYENTGSKDTRSGFGAGMTELGQKNENVVALCADLIGSLKFDDFKKNHPERFFQIGIAEANMIGIAAGLTIGGKIPFTGTFANFSTGRVYDQIRQSVAYSDKNVKICASHAGLTLGEDGATHQILEDIGLMKMLPGMTVINTCDYNQTKAATIALADHHGPAYLRFGRPVVPNFTPADEPFIIGKAIMLNEGTDVTIVATGHLVWEALIAAEALEAKGISAEVINIHTIKPLDDEAILKSVAKTGCIVTAEEHNFLGGLGESVARVLSLNHPTPQEFVAVNDSFGESGTPEQLMEKYQLNHQAIVAAVEKVMKRK; from the coding sequence ATGAAAAAATACGAAAATACAGGAAGTAAAGATACCCGTTCAGGTTTTGGCGCAGGCATGACCGAATTGGGACAAAAAAATGAAAATGTCGTAGCGCTTTGTGCGGACTTGATTGGTTCGTTGAAGTTTGACGATTTTAAAAAGAACCATCCGGAGCGTTTTTTCCAAATTGGAATTGCCGAAGCTAATATGATTGGTATTGCTGCCGGTTTGACCATAGGCGGAAAAATTCCGTTTACGGGCACTTTTGCCAATTTCTCTACCGGAAGGGTTTATGACCAAATTCGTCAATCGGTGGCTTATTCTGATAAGAATGTGAAGATATGTGCTTCGCATGCCGGATTGACTTTAGGAGAAGATGGTGCCACCCACCAAATCTTAGAAGATATAGGTTTGATGAAAATGTTACCTGGTATGACTGTAATCAATACTTGCGATTACAACCAAACCAAAGCGGCTACTATTGCTTTAGCTGACCACCATGGTCCGGCCTATTTGCGTTTTGGTCGTCCGGTAGTGCCTAACTTCACTCCTGCTGACGAACCTTTTATAATTGGAAAAGCGATTATGCTAAACGAAGGAACTGATGTAACGATAGTTGCCACAGGACATCTAGTATGGGAAGCTTTAATTGCAGCAGAAGCCCTAGAAGCTAAAGGTATTTCGGCCGAAGTAATCAACATTCATACTATCAAACCTTTAGATGATGAAGCCATTTTAAAATCAGTTGCTAAAACCGGTTGTATCGTTACTGCTGAAGAGCATAACTTTTTAGGTGGTTTAGGCGAAAGTGTTGCCAGAGTATTGTCTTTGAACCATCCTACACCACAAGAGTTTGTAGCGGTTAACGACAGCTTCGGAGAAAGCGGTACTCCTGAGCAGTTGATGGAGAAGTATCAATTAAACCACCAAGCCATTGTTGCGGCTGTTGAAAAAGTGATGAAAAGAAAATAA